From a region of the Actinomycetes bacterium genome:
- a CDS encoding RNA polymerase subunit sigma-70, whose protein sequence is MTEKDFAALAERHRRELHVHCYRMLASFDEAEDAVQETLLRAWRNRASFEGGMFFRAWLYRIATNVCLDMIRSRSRRVRELRSFAEIPWLQPYPDRLLDEIAPTDEQPDAVVVSQETIELASLAALQVLPPRQRAALILRDVLGWPASETASLLDTSVAAANSALQRARARMQEHLPSHRLEWSASEPSAEERVLLERFIDAHERCDAAAAAAIASEDLRVTMPPNPFLYDGLEMVAPLLERAFGEERDGDWRLVPTMANRMPTAASYLRRPGDSEFRAFKFDVLRVEDGVIAEITTFGAGLFPAFDLPPTL, encoded by the coding sequence ATGACGGAGAAGGACTTCGCCGCCCTCGCCGAGCGTCACCGCCGCGAGCTGCACGTCCACTGCTACCGGATGCTCGCCTCGTTCGACGAGGCGGAGGACGCCGTGCAGGAGACGCTCCTGCGCGCGTGGCGCAACCGCGCGAGCTTCGAGGGCGGCATGTTCTTCCGCGCCTGGCTCTACCGCATCGCGACCAACGTGTGCCTGGACATGATCCGGAGCAGATCGCGACGCGTGAGGGAGCTGCGCTCGTTCGCGGAGATCCCGTGGCTCCAGCCGTACCCGGACCGGTTGCTGGACGAGATCGCGCCCACCGACGAGCAGCCGGACGCCGTCGTCGTCTCGCAGGAGACGATCGAGCTGGCGTCCCTGGCTGCGTTGCAGGTCCTTCCGCCGCGGCAGCGAGCGGCACTGATCCTGCGCGACGTGCTGGGGTGGCCGGCCAGCGAGACCGCGTCGCTCCTCGATACCAGCGTGGCGGCGGCCAACAGCGCGCTGCAACGCGCACGCGCGAGGATGCAGGAACACCTGCCCTCGCACCGCCTCGAGTGGTCGGCCTCGGAGCCGAGCGCGGAGGAGCGCGTGCTGCTGGAGCGGTTCATCGACGCACACGAGCGGTGCGACGCCGCGGCCGCCGCCGCGATCGCGTCGGAGGACCTCAGGGTCACGATGCCGCCGAACCCGTTCCTCTACGACGGACTCGAGATGGTCGCGCCGCTCCTCGAGCGGGCCTTCGGCGAGGAGCGGGACGGCGACTGGCGGCTCGTCCCGACGATGGCCAACCGGATGCCGACGGCGGCGAGCTACCTCCGGAGGCCGGGCGACAGCGAGTTCCGCGCGTTCAAGTTCGACGTGCTGCGCGTCGAGGACGGAGTCATCGCGGAGATCACGACGTTCGGCGCCGGGCTGTTCCCGGCATTCGACCTACCGCCGACACTCTGA
- a CDS encoding CBS domain-containing protein, translating to MIQLRDIMTTEVLTTSAERAVAEVTSMMVKARVGSAVVMEGSWLAGILTERDVLRAAASGSDLTKSPVSEWMTRDPVTATPDMTTGEAAEVMLTGGFRHLPVVEGRELKGVVSIRDILSSGIRRRSNAE from the coding sequence GTGATCCAGCTGCGGGACATCATGACGACCGAGGTCCTCACCACCTCGGCCGAGCGGGCAGTCGCGGAGGTCACCAGCATGATGGTGAAGGCTCGGGTGGGCTCGGCGGTCGTCATGGAGGGCTCCTGGCTGGCCGGCATCCTGACCGAGCGGGATGTGCTGCGGGCGGCCGCCTCGGGCTCGGACCTCACCAAGTCGCCTGTTTCGGAGTGGATGACGAGGGATCCAGTGACGGCCACCCCCGACATGACAACCGGGGAGGCCGCCGAGGTGATGCTGACCGGCGGGTTTCGCCACCTCCCCGTCGTGGAGGGCCGCGAACTCAAGGGTGTGGTCAGCATCCGCGACATCCTGTCCTCGGGGATCCGCCGTCGCTCGAACGCCGAGTAG
- a CDS encoding VOC family protein: MDLKLELVLIPVSDVDRAKTFYVEKVAFNLDVDTAPATGFRVVQMTPPGSACSITIGTGITDAAPGSVRGTHLVVSDIEAARADLLERGVDVGEVRHLESGRWASGPDPERRDYGSFADFSDPDGNSWVLQERGRNERGA, translated from the coding sequence GTGGATCTGAAGCTCGAACTCGTGCTGATCCCCGTCTCGGACGTGGACCGCGCCAAGACCTTCTACGTCGAGAAGGTCGCCTTCAACCTGGACGTCGACACCGCACCGGCGACGGGTTTTCGCGTCGTGCAGATGACGCCGCCGGGTTCGGCGTGCTCGATCACCATCGGGACGGGGATCACCGACGCAGCGCCGGGCTCCGTCCGGGGCACGCACCTTGTCGTCTCCGACATCGAGGCCGCGCGCGCCGACCTCCTCGAACGCGGGGTGGACGTCGGCGAGGTCCGGCATCTCGAGTCGGGCAGGTGGGCGTCGGGCCCGGATCCCGAGCGCCGCGACTACGGCTCGTTCGCCGACTTCAGCGACCCCGACGGCAACAGCTGGGTCCTGCAGGAGCGCGGACGAAACGAGCGCGGGGCATGA
- a CDS encoding NAD(P)-dependent oxidoreductase, with protein MKVFVAGATGALGTQLVPQLVANGHEVVGMTRTASKRDTLRALGARPVVADALDPDSVARAVAEAEPEVIVHQLTALSGALDMRHVERFFAMTNRLRTEGTDHLLAAGHAVGARRFVAQSYAGWPFARTGGPVKSETDPLDPNPPEALRSTLAAIRHLEQAVTGVEWAEGLVLRYGGFYGPGTGMSLDPEAALAKPVRKRQFPLVGGGGGVWSFVHIEDAAAATVAAVEHGPGGIYQVVDDEPAPVREWLPALASALGAKPPRRFPRWLGRLAAGEAATVMMTEVRGASNAKAKRELGWQPRYPSWRLGFAKGLG; from the coding sequence ATGAAGGTGTTCGTCGCCGGCGCCACGGGTGCGCTTGGCACACAGCTCGTCCCTCAGCTCGTCGCGAACGGCCACGAGGTCGTGGGCATGACCAGGACGGCGTCCAAGCGGGACACGCTGCGGGCGCTGGGAGCACGGCCGGTGGTGGCCGACGCACTCGACCCAGACTCGGTGGCCCGGGCTGTGGCCGAGGCCGAGCCCGAGGTGATCGTGCACCAGCTCACGGCGCTGTCCGGAGCGCTGGACATGCGGCACGTCGAGCGCTTCTTCGCCATGACCAACCGCCTGCGCACCGAGGGCACCGACCACCTGCTCGCCGCCGGCCACGCGGTGGGAGCGCGCCGCTTCGTGGCACAGAGCTACGCGGGCTGGCCGTTCGCGCGCACCGGCGGGCCGGTGAAGAGCGAGACCGATCCACTGGATCCCAACCCACCCGAGGCGCTGCGCTCCACGCTCGCGGCGATCCGCCATCTCGAGCAGGCGGTGACCGGAGTCGAGTGGGCCGAGGGCCTCGTGCTCCGCTACGGCGGCTTCTACGGCCCAGGGACCGGGATGAGCCTGGATCCCGAAGCGGCGCTGGCCAAGCCAGTCCGCAAGCGACAGTTCCCGCTGGTCGGGGGTGGTGGCGGCGTATGGTCGTTCGTCCACATCGAGGACGCCGCCGCGGCGACCGTCGCGGCCGTCGAGCACGGCCCGGGCGGGATCTACCAGGTCGTGGACGACGAGCCCGCGCCCGTGCGCGAATGGCTTCCGGCGCTGGCGAGCGCGCTGGGCGCCAAGCCGCCGAGGCGCTTCCCGCGGTGGCTCGGGCGGCTCGCGGCCGGTGAGGCGGCGACCGTCATGATGACCGAGGTGCGGGGAGCATCCAACGCCAAGGCGAAGCGCGAGCTCGGCTGGCAGCCGCGCTATCCGAGCTGGCGGCTGGGCTTCGCGAAGGGCCTCGGCTAA